A portion of the Triticum aestivum cultivar Chinese Spring unplaced genomic scaffold, IWGSC CS RefSeq v2.1 scaffold229508, whole genome shotgun sequence genome contains these proteins:
- the LOC123176140 gene encoding uncharacterized protein, with product MTQKKRPRRRRSPREGPSRRRRGEEGASLSGSLVESDSSSTTSSAPPSGSFDKPAGRTSSAPPSGSLDEPPVAWPARQSRYHEILASRLVRLQLQAGVAIDSPNLPSDQIVQVLARSNFYDDELRAALVEYQVQKFLSVPHGPDVEDTYFGEESGDDITAEEFVKYSGQLKTRRPAEIDTETGLDQEQLDSLLAKYKRYRFKAYLLLLGKPVDELEEAALESKYPMELALENDFFYPCHHDSAFGWYFDSDLCLLANLSDYQRLVLPNRGGNEYEYDRWSQYKAFYNTPDADREYVLYWEKMVKEMKWLENHVLKDFLEWEPMRRKGLYQSIKIANGFSNIHLGLACHGFEEYVLRTRLYRLFVEGLDRAFLEIWKRVNEGQTSFRDALQEVYNENPVPLRQHTLKAELECPGGFLQLERQFRRCTEGISKELPDRRVQELIAQEINYKRALPKTYAQYARKKLQVAEVLGIIPRAEIPA from the exons ATGACGCAGAAGAAGCGCCCCCGCCGCAGGAGGTCTCCTCGCGAAGGACCCTCCCGCCGTCGCCGCGGTGAAGAAGGCGCATCGTTGTCTGGATCCCTTGTCGAATCGGATAGCAGCAGCACGacatccagcgcgccgccgtccggATCCTTCGACAAGCCGGCCGGGCGGActtccagcgcgccgccgtccggATCCTTGGACGAGCCGCCGGTCGCCTGGCCGGCCCGCCAGTCCAGGTACCATGAGATCCTCGCCTCGCGTCTCGTCCGATTGCAGTTACAAGCGGGCGTCGCCATCGACAGCCCAAATCTTCCTTCCGATCAAATTGTCCAAGTCCTCGCTCGTTCTAATTTCTATGATGATGAGCTGCGGGCTGCTCTGGTAGAATATCAAGTCCAAAAGTTCTTGAGCGTACCCCACGGACCAGATGTTGAAGATACATACTTTGGAGAGGAGTCGGGCGATGATATCACTGCAGAGGAATTCGTCAAGTACTCCGGACAGCTAAAGACTCGCAGACCTGCTGAAATTGATACTGAGACTGGACTGGATCAAGAGCAGTTGGACAGCCTCCTTGCCAAGTATAAACGTTATCGCTTCAAAGCTTACCTG TTGTTGTTAGGAAAGCCTGTCGACGAGCTAGAAGAAGCTGCATTGGAATCCAAGTACCCTATGGAGCTTGCCTTGGAGAATGACTTCTTCTATCCTTGCCATCATGATAGCGCCTTTGGCTGGTATTTTGACTCCGACCTCTGTTTACTTGCAAACTTGAGCGACTACCAGCGGCTAGTCCTTCCTAACCGT GGTGGGAATGAGTATGAATATGACAGATGGAGTCAGTACAAAGCGTTTTATAACACCCCTGATGCTGATAGAGAGTATGTGCTGTACTGGGAAAAGATGGTCAAGGAAATGAAG TGGCTTGAAAATCATGTGCTTAAAGATTTTCTGGAG TGGGAGCCAATGCGCCGTAAAGGTTTGTACCAATCAATTAAGATTGCCAATGGGTTCAGCAACATTCATTTGGGTCTAGCATGTCATGGTTTCGAG GAGTATGTATTGAGGACTCGCCTTTATCGTCTGTTTGTGGAAGGTCTTGACCGTGCCTTTCTTGAGATTTGGAAGCGGGTCAATGAGGGTCAG ACGTCTTTCAGAGATGCTCTGCAGGAAGTTTACAATGAGAATCCGGTTCCATTGCGCCAACATACTTTGAAGGCTGAGCTGGAGTGCCCCGGCGGTTTTTTGCAACTGGAGCGACAA TTCCGCCGGTGCACAGAAGGCATTAGTAAGGAA CTTCCAGATCGAAGAGTCCAAGAGTTGATTGCACAGGAAATTAATTACAAG CGTGCGTTGCCAAAGACGTATGCACAGTACGCCAGGAAGAAGCTCCAAGTTGCAGAAGTCTTGGGAATCATTCCCAGGGCCGAGATTCCAGCGTAG